A section of the Rhizobium sp. SSA_523 genome encodes:
- the cckA gene encoding cell cycle histidine kinase CckA, protein MTKSQPAGSYDAPLVDRGRRGGTVLRLLLLALVLIGVSIAFVVFRNALDNEIVLGVLGVLAMVGIFFIVSSIIGLVEVMPQSRSDEFASAYLASHPDGILITDQRGRILYANAAYGRLTGATKAANAQSLEALLSKNREATEALYRLTAALREGRESHEEFRLMKPLGRNSASGSGAHWYRLKARLLTAPQKKLSLDVWQIADITSEREDQERFFRELQNAIDYLDHAPAGFFSAGKKGEVFYLNATLAEWLGLDLTKFVAGSMSIADMVAGEGMALIQSVQAGPGQTRTETLDLDLRRSNGQSLPVRLVHSVSSMRDGAPGESRTIVLERPRGEGADQSASAMRFTRFFNNTPMAIASVGRDGRILRINAPFLRLFAGVVSRDDVEAGTNLDAIVHDSALAELERALSAAKDRQGDIAPIDCRHPGDEARHVRFYVNAVIDESDEAPEEVAIVYAVETTEQKALETQMAQTQKMNAVGTLAGGIAHDFNNVLTAILLSSDHLLLQARPSDASFADLMEIKRNANRAAVLVRQLLAFSRKQTMRPAVLNLTDVVGDLRMLVDRLISGTNVKLDVDYGRDLWPVRTDLSQFEQVLINLCVNARDAMPQGGQIRIRTRNVPAEEVQNFAIARLPAEDFVLVEVADSGTGIPPDIMDKIFEPFFTTKEVGKGTGLGLSMVYGIVKQSGGYIYPESEVGKGTTFRVFLPRHVPEVKPAADQAEGDGANVTVQAAPAPVADSQAADMDLTGNSAVVLLVEDEEAVRRGGKRMLETRGYTVHEAGSGTEALDIMEELDGKVDIVVSDVVMPEMDGPSLLRELRKTYPDLKFIFVSGYAEDAFARNLPADAKFGFLPKPFSLKQLAVAVREMLDRKD, encoded by the coding sequence ATGACGAAGTCCCAGCCGGCCGGCAGCTACGATGCCCCCCTGGTGGACCGCGGAAGGCGGGGCGGGACAGTCTTGCGCCTGCTGCTCCTGGCGCTTGTCCTGATCGGCGTGTCGATCGCCTTCGTCGTTTTCCGAAACGCGCTCGACAACGAGATCGTGCTGGGCGTGCTCGGCGTGCTGGCCATGGTCGGAATTTTCTTCATCGTCTCCTCGATCATCGGTCTAGTGGAGGTGATGCCGCAATCGCGTTCGGACGAATTCGCCAGCGCCTACCTGGCAAGCCATCCCGACGGCATCCTGATCACCGACCAGCGCGGTCGCATCCTGTATGCCAACGCCGCCTATGGCCGTCTCACGGGGGCCACCAAGGCTGCCAATGCGCAATCGCTGGAAGCGCTGCTGTCCAAGAATCGCGAGGCGACGGAAGCGCTTTACCGGCTGACGGCGGCGCTGCGCGAAGGCCGTGAGAGCCATGAGGAATTCCGCCTCATGAAGCCGCTCGGACGCAATTCCGCCAGCGGTTCCGGCGCCCATTGGTACCGGCTGAAGGCGCGGCTGCTGACGGCGCCGCAGAAGAAGCTGTCGCTCGACGTCTGGCAGATCGCCGACATCACCTCCGAGCGCGAGGACCAGGAACGCTTCTTCCGCGAATTGCAGAACGCCATCGACTATCTCGATCATGCGCCGGCCGGCTTCTTTTCCGCCGGCAAGAAGGGTGAAGTCTTCTATCTGAACGCCACGCTGGCGGAATGGCTGGGCCTCGACCTGACGAAATTCGTGGCCGGCTCCATGTCGATTGCCGATATGGTGGCGGGCGAAGGCATGGCGCTGATCCAGTCCGTGCAGGCGGGGCCGGGCCAGACGCGCACGGAGACGCTGGATCTCGATCTGCGCCGCAGCAATGGCCAGAGCCTGCCCGTCCGGCTCGTTCACAGCGTCTCGTCTATGCGGGACGGGGCACCCGGGGAAAGCCGCACCATCGTGCTGGAGCGGCCGCGCGGCGAGGGCGCCGATCAATCGGCCTCCGCCATGCGGTTTACGCGCTTCTTCAACAATACGCCGATGGCGATCGCCTCGGTCGGCCGCGACGGTCGCATCCTGCGGATCAACGCGCCGTTCCTGCGGCTGTTTGCCGGCGTCGTCTCCCGCGATGACGTGGAGGCGGGCACCAATCTCGACGCCATCGTGCATGACAGCGCGCTTGCCGAACTGGAGCGGGCGCTTTCGGCGGCGAAGGACCGGCAGGGCGACATAGCGCCGATCGATTGCCGCCATCCAGGGGATGAGGCGAGGCATGTTCGCTTCTACGTCAATGCCGTGATCGACGAGAGCGACGAGGCGCCCGAGGAAGTTGCAATCGTCTATGCCGTCGAGACGACAGAGCAGAAGGCGCTCGAGACGCAGATGGCCCAGACGCAGAAGATGAACGCGGTGGGCACGCTCGCCGGCGGCATCGCGCATGATTTCAACAATGTGCTGACGGCCATTCTTCTCTCCTCGGATCATCTGCTGCTGCAGGCGCGTCCTTCGGATGCGAGCTTCGCCGATCTGATGGAAATCAAGCGCAATGCCAATCGCGCGGCGGTGCTCGTGCGCCAGCTTCTGGCCTTTTCGCGCAAGCAGACGATGCGGCCCGCCGTGCTGAACCTCACCGATGTCGTGGGCGACCTGCGCATGCTGGTGGATCGCCTGATCTCCGGCACCAATGTCAAGCTGGACGTGGATTATGGCCGCGATCTCTGGCCGGTGCGCACGGATCTCTCGCAATTCGAGCAGGTGCTGATCAATCTGTGCGTGAACGCCCGCGATGCCATGCCGCAGGGTGGCCAGATCCGCATCCGGACACGCAATGTGCCGGCGGAGGAAGTGCAGAATTTTGCCATTGCCCGCCTGCCGGCGGAAGATTTCGTGCTGGTCGAAGTGGCCGACAGCGGAACAGGCATCCCGCCCGATATCATGGACAAGATCTTCGAGCCCTTCTTCACCACCAAGGAAGTCGGCAAGGGGACAGGGCTCGGCCTCTCGATGGTCTATGGCATCGTCAAACAGTCCGGCGGCTACATCTATCCCGAATCGGAGGTCGGCAAGGGCACGACCTTCCGCGTCTTCCTGCCGCGCCATGTGCCGGAGGTAAAGCCGGCCGCGGATCAGGCAGAGGGCGATGGTGCGAATGTGACGGTTCAGGCCGCTCCGGCGCCGGTGGCGGACAGCCAGGCGGCGGATATGGACCTGACCGGCAATTCGGCCGTGGTTCTGCTGGTGGAGGATGAAGAGGCGGTGCGGCGGGGCGGCAAGCGCATGCTGGAAACCCGCGGCTACACGGTGCATGAGGCAGGATCGGGGACTGAAGCGCTCGACATCATGGAAGAGCTGGACGGCAAGGTGGATATCGTCGTCTCGGACGTCGTGATGCCGGAAATGGACGGGCCGAGCCTGCTCAGGGAATTGCGCAAGACCTATCCGGACCTGAAGTTCATCTTCGTCTCCGGCTATGCGGAAGACGCCTTTGCCCGCAATCTGCCGGCCGATGCCAAGTTCGGCTTCCTTCCCAAGCCCTTCTCGCTGAAGCAGCTGGCGGTGGCCGTGCGCGAAATGCTCGACCGCAAGGATTGA
- a CDS encoding flagellar biosynthetic protein FliO, with translation MFEDLMSDYGSRLLIAVAGVGLGLVCLFVVLMLLRRRRGPAPFLRGGKNRQPRLQVLDAAAVDARRRIVLIRRDEVEHLVMIGGPTDVVIESGIGGQAYQAQTYQTHEGQIHQGGQQGLPQPKPSEQLQAPAEPVRLDRPLQPAQLSAPQADAPVDLPASAAASAASLASTPSPSLASTPSPVPSPAPASIPVTAKSSARASAPVLAAGPASGLAAREPVREVARETAREMTRQAAGIGSGAATSAPSAPAERIQAPVAPALEPTFEPTLEPIAKPASEPVPSVDADLPKPVEAAEMQPPAPRIDLDEPRPEPARVTPAAAQRPAMAAQPAPRPAGPTRSEPFVSTTTARLEPRLAGDGGPEIDIDPPAESVAAPQPAPAPQAARLPEHATPDIGAASDALDAARRRVFQPALDRTPEAPIRTPEEFDRVTPAASPSGHLTAQPVSLRGSDSSTPAGQAARPHMLGSDFDRILEEEMAQNLAGDPPTAMPRPGGLQGRREPAAPRLTGATPEPSLQQEVARIFGEMSVTREDRT, from the coding sequence ATGTTCGAAGATCTGATGAGCGATTACGGCAGCAGGCTGTTGATCGCAGTTGCCGGAGTCGGCCTCGGTCTCGTCTGCCTGTTTGTCGTGCTGATGCTGCTGAGGCGCCGGCGCGGCCCTGCTCCCTTCCTGCGCGGCGGCAAGAACCGCCAGCCGCGGCTGCAGGTTCTCGATGCGGCAGCGGTCGATGCGCGCCGGCGCATTGTCCTGATCCGGCGCGACGAGGTCGAGCATCTGGTGATGATCGGCGGCCCGACCGATGTCGTCATCGAAAGCGGCATAGGCGGCCAGGCTTATCAGGCCCAGACCTATCAAACCCATGAGGGCCAGATACACCAGGGCGGCCAACAGGGCCTTCCGCAGCCGAAACCCTCCGAGCAATTGCAGGCTCCGGCCGAGCCCGTGCGGCTGGACAGGCCGCTGCAGCCGGCGCAACTATCGGCGCCCCAGGCAGACGCCCCTGTAGACCTTCCGGCCTCTGCCGCGGCCTCTGCCGCTTCCCTCGCCTCTACCCCTTCACCTTCCCTCGCCTCTACCCCTTCCCCTGTCCCTTCCCCTGCGCCTGCCTCGATCCCTGTCACGGCCAAGTCCTCCGCCCGGGCCTCTGCTCCGGTCCTTGCCGCTGGTCCGGCGTCGGGGCTTGCTGCTCGCGAACCCGTTCGTGAGGTTGCCCGTGAGACCGCCCGTGAGATGACCCGTCAGGCCGCCGGGATTGGGTCCGGCGCGGCGACGTCCGCGCCATCCGCCCCCGCCGAGAGGATACAGGCACCCGTCGCACCGGCCCTTGAACCGACTTTCGAACCGACCCTGGAGCCGATCGCAAAGCCCGCATCCGAGCCGGTCCCCTCCGTCGATGCCGATCTCCCGAAGCCTGTCGAGGCCGCAGAGATGCAGCCGCCTGCGCCGCGCATCGACCTGGACGAGCCGCGGCCGGAACCGGCAAGGGTGACGCCGGCAGCAGCGCAGCGGCCGGCCATGGCTGCGCAACCGGCGCCACGTCCGGCCGGTCCGACGCGGTCGGAGCCTTTCGTCTCCACCACGACTGCGCGACTGGAGCCGCGTCTGGCTGGCGATGGCGGGCCGGAAATCGATATCGACCCGCCGGCCGAAAGCGTGGCCGCGCCACAGCCGGCGCCTGCGCCGCAGGCTGCCCGCCTGCCGGAGCATGCCACGCCGGATATCGGCGCGGCGAGCGACGCTCTTGATGCGGCACGGCGTCGGGTCTTCCAGCCGGCGCTTGATCGCACGCCGGAGGCGCCCATTCGCACGCCTGAGGAATTTGACAGGGTGACTCCGGCCGCCTCCCCCTCCGGACATTTGACTGCCCAGCCCGTATCCTTGCGTGGTTCCGACAGCAGCACCCCGGCTGGCCAGGCCGCCCGGCCGCATATGCTGGGCAGCGATTTCGACCGGATCCTCGAGGAGGAGATGGCGCAGAATCTCGCAGGCGATCCGCCGACCGCCATGCCGAGACCCGGCGGCCTTCAGGGTCGGCGCGAACCGGCTGCTCCGCGGCTCACCGGCGCCACGCCGGAACCCTCGCTGCAGCAGGAGGTGGCGCGGATCTTCGGCGAAATGTCGGTGACGCGCGAGGACCGCACCTGA
- the dksA gene encoding RNA polymerase-binding protein DksA yields the protein MSEKIDLSSYVLSEDDEFMNANQKAYFRAKLIAWKNDILREARETLDHLAEESANHPDLADRASSETDRAIELRARDRQRKLISKIDAALQRIEDGTYGYCEETGEPIGLKRLDARPIATLSIEAQERHERREKVYRDE from the coding sequence TTGAGTGAGAAGATCGACCTTAGCAGCTACGTCCTCTCGGAAGATGATGAGTTCATGAATGCCAATCAGAAGGCATACTTCCGAGCCAAGCTTATAGCCTGGAAAAATGACATCCTGAGAGAAGCGCGCGAAACGCTCGACCACCTTGCTGAAGAAAGTGCCAATCATCCCGATCTCGCCGACCGGGCATCCTCGGAAACCGACAGGGCCATCGAGCTTCGTGCCCGCGACCGTCAGAGAAAGCTGATCTCCAAGATCGACGCCGCTCTGCAGCGCATCGAAGACGGTACCTACGGTTACTGCGAGGAAACCGGCGAGCCGATCGGCTTGAAGCGCCTCGATGCACGGCCGATCGCGACGCTTTCGATCGAGGCGCAGGAGCGCCACGAACGTCGGGAAAAGGTATACCGGGACGAATAG
- a CDS encoding histidine phosphatase family protein, whose product MLVFDPPPFRVFLLRHARAGWAEPGGRDFDRPLDDHGFAEAELVAAKAADRHPAPDLILSSTALRCRQTAEALHRAFGEDVEMEMIDSLYNAPLETYLEVLSGQKQAGSVMIIGHNPTMEELLEALLGRDRTAAVIPSGYPTAGLAVLDHGGAHQALAGAWTVKDFITA is encoded by the coding sequence ATGCTTGTTTTCGATCCTCCTCCGTTCCGCGTCTTTCTGCTGCGCCATGCAAGGGCCGGCTGGGCTGAGCCGGGCGGGCGCGATTTCGACCGTCCGCTTGACGATCACGGTTTTGCCGAAGCGGAACTGGTGGCGGCAAAGGCGGCGGACCGCCACCCTGCCCCGGACCTGATCCTCTCTTCGACCGCGCTGCGCTGCCGGCAGACGGCGGAGGCCCTTCACCGCGCTTTCGGCGAGGATGTCGAGATGGAGATGATCGACAGTCTCTACAATGCGCCGCTGGAGACCTATCTCGAAGTCCTGTCGGGGCAGAAGCAGGCGGGCTCGGTGATGATCATCGGCCACAATCCCACCATGGAAGAACTTCTGGAAGCCCTTCTGGGGCGCGACCGCACGGCGGCCGTCATTCCGAGCGGCTATCCCACGGCCGGCCTTGCGGTTCTCGATCACGGCGGCGCGCATCAGGCCCTGGCCGGCGCCTGGACGGTGAAGGACTTCATCACCGCGTGA
- a CDS encoding YcjX family protein, whose product MPPSLTSFKDDALIALDNLGDRASSLVHPTIRLGVTGLSRAGKTVFISSLVHNLLHGGRLPLFEPVRSGRVSSVRLEPQPDDAIPRFQYEDHIQALVRDRIWPDSTRAISELRLTIEYQSASGWGRFFSAGRLSIDVVDYPGEWLLDLPLLGQTYRSFSAATTELAAHGVRRELAENWLALANSIDPAAPAEEMTARRLAEAFSAYLRACKSDERSLSTLPPGRFLMPGDLDGSPALTFAPLPNLPDTRFEKGTLGAMMERRFEAYKSVVVKPFFREHFARLDRQIVLIDALQALNRGPEALADLERALSDVLACFRPGTNSLLSSLMGRRIDKVLVAATKADHLHHESHDRLEALTRRLVDRAIHRIGMSGAGIDVMAIASVRATREGTVRHGGETLPVISGTPMAGERINGETFDGKRKTAIFPGDLPERPDSLFQAADSESEASALPHLNIVRFRPPELEAGGGATLSVPHIRLDRTLQFLFGDRLA is encoded by the coding sequence TTGCCGCCATCACTCACCTCCTTCAAAGACGATGCGCTGATCGCCCTCGACAATCTTGGCGACCGCGCCAGCAGCCTCGTTCATCCGACGATCCGGCTCGGCGTCACCGGCCTGTCGCGCGCCGGCAAGACCGTGTTCATCTCCTCGCTGGTACACAACCTCCTGCATGGCGGACGCCTGCCGCTCTTCGAGCCCGTCCGCTCGGGCCGCGTCTCCTCCGTGAGGCTCGAACCGCAGCCGGATGACGCCATTCCGCGTTTCCAGTACGAGGACCATATCCAGGCGCTGGTGCGCGACCGCATCTGGCCCGACTCGACCAGGGCGATCTCGGAGCTCCGGCTGACGATCGAATATCAGAGCGCCAGCGGCTGGGGCCGCTTTTTCTCCGCCGGGCGGCTGTCGATCGACGTTGTCGACTATCCTGGCGAATGGCTGCTGGACCTGCCTTTGCTCGGCCAGACCTACCGCAGCTTCAGCGCTGCGACCACCGAGCTTGCCGCGCACGGCGTGCGCCGAGAACTTGCGGAAAACTGGCTGGCCCTGGCAAACAGCATCGATCCTGCCGCGCCGGCCGAGGAAATGACGGCGCGGCGTTTGGCCGAGGCCTTCTCCGCCTATCTGCGGGCCTGCAAATCGGATGAGCGCTCGCTCTCCACCCTGCCGCCCGGCCGGTTTCTGATGCCGGGCGACCTCGACGGCTCGCCCGCCCTGACCTTTGCGCCGCTTCCCAACCTGCCTGACACGCGGTTTGAGAAAGGCACGCTCGGCGCCATGATGGAACGCCGCTTCGAGGCCTATAAGTCGGTTGTCGTCAAACCCTTCTTCCGCGAGCATTTCGCCAGGCTAGACCGGCAGATCGTCCTGATCGACGCGCTCCAGGCGCTCAATCGCGGGCCGGAAGCGCTGGCCGATCTGGAACGCGCTCTGTCGGACGTGCTGGCCTGTTTCCGTCCGGGCACCAACTCGCTTCTCTCCTCCCTCATGGGGCGGCGGATCGACAAGGTCTTGGTGGCGGCCACCAAGGCCGATCACCTGCACCATGAAAGCCATGACCGTCTGGAAGCCCTGACGCGCCGGCTGGTCGACCGGGCCATCCACCGCATCGGCATGTCCGGCGCCGGCATCGACGTCATGGCGATCGCCTCGGTGCGGGCGACGCGAGAAGGCACAGTGCGGCATGGCGGGGAAACGCTGCCGGTCATATCGGGCACGCCCATGGCCGGCGAGCGGATCAATGGCGAGACCTTTGACGGAAAACGCAAAACAGCCATATTTCCCGGGGACTTGCCGGAAAGACCGGATTCATTGTTCCAAGCAGCGGATTCTGAATCTGAAGCATCTGCGCTACCGCATTTGAATATCGTCCGTTTCCGGCCGCCGGAGCTTGAGGCAGGGGGCGGCGCGACCCTCTCGGTCCCGCATATCCGGCTCGACCGGACGCTGCAGTTTCTGTTTGGAGATCGGCTGGCATGA